One genomic region from Strix uralensis isolate ZFMK-TIS-50842 chromosome 5, bStrUra1, whole genome shotgun sequence encodes:
- the MRTFA gene encoding myocardin-related transcription factor A isoform X1 has product MPPLKSPAAFHEQRRSLERARTEDYLKRKIRSRPERSELVRMHILEETSAEPSLQAKQLKLKRARLADDLNEKIAQRPGPMELVEKNILPVESSLKEAIIVGQVNYPKVADNSSFDEDSSDALSPEQPASHESQGSVPSPMDSRICEPLPSTTGTSLAQGTSQLQISADSSETLFLPEQPPPPLPPPPLLPPSLTNGAALTAAKPPPTLIKQSQPKSASEKSQRSKKAKELKPKVKKLKYHQYIPPDQKQDKGAPPMDSSYAKILQQQQLFLQLQILNQQQQHYNYQTILPAPPKPPGEQQSGASAPAVRNLSATVSSSSSVSSGSSGLMRQNSNAAVGKPGPLPANLDEMKVAELKQELKLRALPVSGTKTDLIERLRAYQDQNGAAGQTTPTPKPSTAAVLPKAAEVVVAFPAARLSTGPALVTTGIAPAEVVVATVTGGGVMKFGSTGSTPPVSPTPSERSQMSTGDENSATGDTFGEMVTSPLTQLTLQASPVQFLVKEESSKSASCSINAVPRSERCSTGNSRDAEVRDKDQMLQEKDKQIEELTRMLKQKQQLVEMLRLQLEQEKRSQQSLPAPPAAGEGTALASNPVAFGIQVKSENGFLSCQSAKQSSGQTDQFSPAPTASQMDTSNPSPVPKKAVMVKQEVPAAEAEPPCQSHSPRLFLGQQGSALSDLIKGTPPPTLITDSTGTHIVLTVTKQSAERQGLSPHGKAGSSCPALQRVQSSPAKTSSQPPCQLPASTPQQPTQQQKQQPVQKQQQPLQQQQPPRGRNQSVRKPSSQPGSPAAPSPSQMDLEQQQHTSLFGTPPPPLPVPSVPMKEPPGYEEAMKQQPKAQENGCSSQQMDDLFDILIESGEISADFKDQSSPAGKEPPVAPACSPPPSSHHSSELAVPVSLGQPVPVGRLEDFLESSTGLPLLTAGHDGPEPLSLIDDLHSEMLSSSAILDHPPSPMDTSELHFAHEPSGGIALDLAEANLDSMDWLELPGGPVMSLAPLSTAAPSLFSTDFLDGHDLQLHWDSCL; this is encoded by the exons CTCTGAAAAGTCCAGCTGCATTTCATGAACAAAGAAGGAGTTTGGAGCGGGCCAGG ACAGAGGACTATCTGAAACGGAAAATTCGGTCCCGGCCAGAGAGATCAGAGCTGGTTAGGATGCACATTCTGGAAG AGACCTCAGCTGAACCCTCCTTGCAGGCTAAGCAGCTGAAGCTAAAGAGAGCCAGACTGGCAGATGACCTCAATGAGAAGATAGCGCAGAGGCCAGGTCCCatggagctggtggagaagaacATCTTGCCTGTGGAATCGAGCCTGAAGGAAGCCATTATCG TTGGACAGGTGAACTACCCAAAGGTTGCAGACAATTCCTCCTTTGATGAGGACAGCAGTGATGCCCTCTCCCCAGAACAGCCAGCCAGCCATGAGTCCCAGGGGTCTGTCCCATCGCCGATGGACTCCCGGATTTGTGAGCCTCTTCCTAGCACCACTGGCACATCACTAGCTCAG GGTACATCCCAATTGCAGATTAGCGCAGACTCCAGTGAAACACTTTTCCTACCTGAACAGCCACCCCCGCCTCTGCCACCACCACCCCTTCTGCCCCCTAGTCTTACCAATGGAGCGGCTCTTACTGCTGCCAAGCCCCCACCAACACTCATTAAG CAAAGCCAGCCCAAGTCTGCTAGTGAGAAGTCTCAGCGCAGTAAAAAAGCCAAGGAGTTGAAGCCGAAAGTCAAGAAGCTTAAATATCATCAGTATATTCCCCCGGACCAAAAGCAGGACAAGGGAGCTCCTCCCATGGATTCATCCTATGCCAAaatactgcagcagcagcagctctttcttCAGCTTCAGATCCtcaaccagcagcagcagcactacaaCTATCAGACCATCCTGCCAGCCCCACCAAA GCCGCCAGGAGAGCAGCAGAGTGGTGCCAGTGCCCCTGCTGTACGCAATCTCTCTGCCACAGTCAGCAGCTCGTCTTCAGTATCCTCTGGTTCCAGTGGCCTGATGCGACAGAACAGTAATGCTGCAGTGGGCAAGCCCGGACCTCTCCCTGCCAACCTAGATGAGATGAAG GTAGCAGAGCTGAAGCAAGAGTTGAAATTGAGGGCCTTGCCTGTCTCGGGCACAAAGACAGACCTGATTGAGCGTCTCAGAGCTTACCAAGACCAGAACGGTGCAGCCGGCCAAACCACCCCCACTCCCaagcccagcacagcagctgtcctcccaaaagctgccgaagtggtGGTAGCCTTCCCAGCTGCCAGGCTGAGCACGGGGCCAGCCCTGGTCACCACTGGCATCGCACCAGCAGAAGTAGTTGTGGCCACAGTCACCGGTGGCGGCGTAATGAAGTTTGGCAGCACAGGCTCGACTCCTCCTGTTTCTCCAACTCCTTCTGAGCGCTCACAAATGAGCACAGGGGATGAGAACTCAGCCACTGGAGACACCTTTGGAGAGATGGTGACTTCACCCCTGACCCAGCTCACCTTGCAGGCGTCTCCAGTGCAGTTCCTGGTGAAGGAAGAAAGCTCCAAGTCTGCCTCCTGCAGCATAAATGCCGTACCCAGGTCGGAGCGGTGTAGCACTGGTAACAGCAGAGATGCAGAAGTTAGGGACAAAGACCAAATGCTCCAGGAGAAGGACAAGCAGATCGAGGAACTCACCCGCATGctaaagcagaagcagcagctggttgAGATGCTTAGACTACAGCTAGAGCAGGAGAAGCGCTCTCAGCAGTCACTACCAGCCCCACCGGCTGCAGGAGAAGGAACAGCCCTTGCCTCCAACCCAGTAGCATTTGGCATCCAGGTCAAGAGTGAAAACGGTTTCCTGAGTTGCCAGTCTGCAAAGCAATCCAGTGGCCAAACAGACCAATTCAGCCCTGCACCAACCGCTAGCCAAATGGACACTTCAAATCCAAGCCCAGTGCCAAAGAAAGCTGTGATGGTGAAGCAGGAGGTGCCAGCCGCGGAAGCAGAGCCACCGTGCCAGTCCCACAGCCCGCGGCTTTTCCTTGGCCAGCAAGGGAGTGCCCTGAGTGACCTCATCAAGGGcacccctccccccaccctcATCACCGACTCCACAGGGACCCACATCGTCCTCACCGTGACCAAGCAGAGTGCTGAGAGGCAGGGCCTCTCGCCCCACGGGAAGGCAGGGAGTAGCTGCCCAGCCTTGCAG agagTACAATCATCGCCCGCTAAAACTTCCAGCCAACCGCCGTGTCAGCTACCTGCAAGCACCCCTCAGCAGCCCacgcagcagcagaagcagcagcccgtgcagaagcagcagcagcccctgcagcagcagcagccgcccagAGGACGAAACCAATCTGTCAGAAAG CCCTCATcacagcctggctctcctgctgccccttccccatcccagaTGGACCTGGAGCAGCAACAGCACACGTCGCTTTTTGGAACGcctccacctcctctccctgtTCCCTCGGTCCCGATGAAAGAGCCACCAGGCTACGAAGAGGCCATGAAGCAACAGCCAAAGGCCCAG GAGAACGGCTGTTCCAGCCAGCAGATGGATGACCTGTTTGACATCCTCATCGAAAGTGGAG AGATTTCTGCTGACTTCAAGGATCAGTCGTCCCCAGCTGGGAAGGAGCCACCCGTGGCTCCAGCCTGCTCCCCACCGCCCAGCAGCCACCATTCCTCAGAGCTGGCGGTGCCCGTGTCCCTGGGGCAGCCAGTGCCCGTGGGCCGGCTGGAGGACTTCCTGGAGAGCAGCACTGGCCTCCCGCTGCTGACGGCAGGCCACGATGGGCCGGAGCCCCTGTCCCTGATTGATGACCTCCACAGTGAGATGCTGAGCAGCTCGGCCATCCTGGACCACCCGCCTTCACCTATGGACACCTCAGAATTGCACTTTGCTCACGAGCCATCTGGGGGCATAGCCCTGGATCTGGCAGAGGCTAACTTGGACAGCATGGACTGGCTGGAGCTGCCAGGGGGGCCTGTCATGAGCCTGGCTCCCCTTAGCACTGCGGCTCCCAGCCTCTTTTCCACAGACTTCCTTGATGGACACGATCTGCAGCTGCACTGGGATTCTTGCTTGTAA
- the MRTFA gene encoding myocardin-related transcription factor A isoform X2 — translation MLDKAKTLQPAYVGIVPLAETVSKQGKSCSSTYQDSYHSLREVLQLKLQQRRTREELVSQGIMPPLKSPAAFHEQRRSLERARTEDYLKRKIRSRPERSELVRMHILEETSAEPSLQAKQLKLKRARLADDLNEKIAQRPGPMELVEKNILPVESSLKEAIIVGQVNYPKVADNSSFDEDSSDALSPEQPASHESQGSVPSPMDSRICEPLPSTTGTSLAQGTSQLQISADSSETLFLPEQPPPPLPPPPLLPPSLTNGAALTAAKPPPTLIKQSQPKSASEKSQRSKKAKELKPKVKKLKYHQYIPPDQKQDKGAPPMDSSYAKILQQQQLFLQLQILNQQQQHYNYQTILPAPPKPPGEQQSGASAPAVRNLSATVSSSSSVSSGSSGLMRQNSNAAVGKPGPLPANLDEMKVAELKQELKLRALPVSGTKTDLIERLRAYQDQNGAAGQTTPTPKPSTAAVLPKAAEVVVAFPAARLSTGPALVTTGIAPAEVVVATVTGGGVMKFGSTGSTPPVSPTPSERSQMSTGDENSATGDTFGEMVTSPLTQLTLQASPVQFLVKEESSKSASCSINAVPRSERCSTGNSRDAEVRDKDQMLQEKDKQIEELTRMLKQKQQLVEMLRLQLEQEKRSQQSLPAPPAAGEGTALASNPVAFGIQVKSENGFLSCQSAKQSSGQTDQFSPAPTASQMDTSNPSPVPKKAVMVKQEVPAAEAEPPCQSHSPRLFLGQQGSALSDLIKGTPPPTLITDSTGTHIVLTVTKQSAERQGLSPHGKAGSSCPALQRVQSSPAKTSSQPPCQLPASTPQQPTQQQKQQPVQKQQQPLQQQQPPRGRNQSVRKPSSQPGSPAAPSPSQMDLEQQQHTSLFGTPPPPLPVPSVPMKEPPGYEEAMKQQPKAQENGCSSQQMDDLFDILIESGEISADFKDQSSPAGKEPPVAPACSPPPSSHHSSELAVPVSLGQPVPVGRLEDFLESSTGLPLLTAGHDGPEPLSLIDDLHSEMLSSSAILDHPPSPMDTSELHFAHEPSGGIALDLAEANLDSMDWLELPGGPVMSLAPLSTAAPSLFSTDFLDGHDLQLHWDSCL, via the exons CTCTGAAAAGTCCAGCTGCATTTCATGAACAAAGAAGGAGTTTGGAGCGGGCCAGG ACAGAGGACTATCTGAAACGGAAAATTCGGTCCCGGCCAGAGAGATCAGAGCTGGTTAGGATGCACATTCTGGAAG AGACCTCAGCTGAACCCTCCTTGCAGGCTAAGCAGCTGAAGCTAAAGAGAGCCAGACTGGCAGATGACCTCAATGAGAAGATAGCGCAGAGGCCAGGTCCCatggagctggtggagaagaacATCTTGCCTGTGGAATCGAGCCTGAAGGAAGCCATTATCG TTGGACAGGTGAACTACCCAAAGGTTGCAGACAATTCCTCCTTTGATGAGGACAGCAGTGATGCCCTCTCCCCAGAACAGCCAGCCAGCCATGAGTCCCAGGGGTCTGTCCCATCGCCGATGGACTCCCGGATTTGTGAGCCTCTTCCTAGCACCACTGGCACATCACTAGCTCAG GGTACATCCCAATTGCAGATTAGCGCAGACTCCAGTGAAACACTTTTCCTACCTGAACAGCCACCCCCGCCTCTGCCACCACCACCCCTTCTGCCCCCTAGTCTTACCAATGGAGCGGCTCTTACTGCTGCCAAGCCCCCACCAACACTCATTAAG CAAAGCCAGCCCAAGTCTGCTAGTGAGAAGTCTCAGCGCAGTAAAAAAGCCAAGGAGTTGAAGCCGAAAGTCAAGAAGCTTAAATATCATCAGTATATTCCCCCGGACCAAAAGCAGGACAAGGGAGCTCCTCCCATGGATTCATCCTATGCCAAaatactgcagcagcagcagctctttcttCAGCTTCAGATCCtcaaccagcagcagcagcactacaaCTATCAGACCATCCTGCCAGCCCCACCAAA GCCGCCAGGAGAGCAGCAGAGTGGTGCCAGTGCCCCTGCTGTACGCAATCTCTCTGCCACAGTCAGCAGCTCGTCTTCAGTATCCTCTGGTTCCAGTGGCCTGATGCGACAGAACAGTAATGCTGCAGTGGGCAAGCCCGGACCTCTCCCTGCCAACCTAGATGAGATGAAG GTAGCAGAGCTGAAGCAAGAGTTGAAATTGAGGGCCTTGCCTGTCTCGGGCACAAAGACAGACCTGATTGAGCGTCTCAGAGCTTACCAAGACCAGAACGGTGCAGCCGGCCAAACCACCCCCACTCCCaagcccagcacagcagctgtcctcccaaaagctgccgaagtggtGGTAGCCTTCCCAGCTGCCAGGCTGAGCACGGGGCCAGCCCTGGTCACCACTGGCATCGCACCAGCAGAAGTAGTTGTGGCCACAGTCACCGGTGGCGGCGTAATGAAGTTTGGCAGCACAGGCTCGACTCCTCCTGTTTCTCCAACTCCTTCTGAGCGCTCACAAATGAGCACAGGGGATGAGAACTCAGCCACTGGAGACACCTTTGGAGAGATGGTGACTTCACCCCTGACCCAGCTCACCTTGCAGGCGTCTCCAGTGCAGTTCCTGGTGAAGGAAGAAAGCTCCAAGTCTGCCTCCTGCAGCATAAATGCCGTACCCAGGTCGGAGCGGTGTAGCACTGGTAACAGCAGAGATGCAGAAGTTAGGGACAAAGACCAAATGCTCCAGGAGAAGGACAAGCAGATCGAGGAACTCACCCGCATGctaaagcagaagcagcagctggttgAGATGCTTAGACTACAGCTAGAGCAGGAGAAGCGCTCTCAGCAGTCACTACCAGCCCCACCGGCTGCAGGAGAAGGAACAGCCCTTGCCTCCAACCCAGTAGCATTTGGCATCCAGGTCAAGAGTGAAAACGGTTTCCTGAGTTGCCAGTCTGCAAAGCAATCCAGTGGCCAAACAGACCAATTCAGCCCTGCACCAACCGCTAGCCAAATGGACACTTCAAATCCAAGCCCAGTGCCAAAGAAAGCTGTGATGGTGAAGCAGGAGGTGCCAGCCGCGGAAGCAGAGCCACCGTGCCAGTCCCACAGCCCGCGGCTTTTCCTTGGCCAGCAAGGGAGTGCCCTGAGTGACCTCATCAAGGGcacccctccccccaccctcATCACCGACTCCACAGGGACCCACATCGTCCTCACCGTGACCAAGCAGAGTGCTGAGAGGCAGGGCCTCTCGCCCCACGGGAAGGCAGGGAGTAGCTGCCCAGCCTTGCAG agagTACAATCATCGCCCGCTAAAACTTCCAGCCAACCGCCGTGTCAGCTACCTGCAAGCACCCCTCAGCAGCCCacgcagcagcagaagcagcagcccgtgcagaagcagcagcagcccctgcagcagcagcagccgcccagAGGACGAAACCAATCTGTCAGAAAG CCCTCATcacagcctggctctcctgctgccccttccccatcccagaTGGACCTGGAGCAGCAACAGCACACGTCGCTTTTTGGAACGcctccacctcctctccctgtTCCCTCGGTCCCGATGAAAGAGCCACCAGGCTACGAAGAGGCCATGAAGCAACAGCCAAAGGCCCAG GAGAACGGCTGTTCCAGCCAGCAGATGGATGACCTGTTTGACATCCTCATCGAAAGTGGAG AGATTTCTGCTGACTTCAAGGATCAGTCGTCCCCAGCTGGGAAGGAGCCACCCGTGGCTCCAGCCTGCTCCCCACCGCCCAGCAGCCACCATTCCTCAGAGCTGGCGGTGCCCGTGTCCCTGGGGCAGCCAGTGCCCGTGGGCCGGCTGGAGGACTTCCTGGAGAGCAGCACTGGCCTCCCGCTGCTGACGGCAGGCCACGATGGGCCGGAGCCCCTGTCCCTGATTGATGACCTCCACAGTGAGATGCTGAGCAGCTCGGCCATCCTGGACCACCCGCCTTCACCTATGGACACCTCAGAATTGCACTTTGCTCACGAGCCATCTGGGGGCATAGCCCTGGATCTGGCAGAGGCTAACTTGGACAGCATGGACTGGCTGGAGCTGCCAGGGGGGCCTGTCATGAGCCTGGCTCCCCTTAGCACTGCGGCTCCCAGCCTCTTTTCCACAGACTTCCTTGATGGACACGATCTGCAGCTGCACTGGGATTCTTGCTTGTAA